The segment CTTCTCAAGTATGTCCAGCATCCTGACTGAGTAACTGAAGAGAAGTATCTTATCACCCTTTGAGATCCAAGAAGCCATCAGCTTCTCCAAAGCTCTCATCTTCCCACAGTGTTTCACATCACTCAGGTCCATGAAGCTCTCGCTCGCCGCAACGCCTCCCGCTAGATCAATATCTGATCCAAACACTGCAGATACAAAGTCTGCGTCCTTCTTCTGCTTCTCCGGTTCATCTCTAGCGTTCGGTTTGACAAGCTCAAGATGATTGCTCACCTGCTGAAGCTTCACAAGGCAGGGAAGGACCAAGCAGAAAGGGCATGAGTCACAACCGTCTGGACTGTCTCTGTGGATGTAACTCCAGATAGGTCCATCAGGAACAATCCTTCTACAGCACTCTGATTGCTTGAGGGGGCTTCCACAAGCGCAGGGTTTGTCTTTATTCACAAGACATTGTATCTCCGGGAGCTGCAGCATTCTTTGGTAGACGCGTTTCTGCAGCTCGCTCATCTGACAGAAGACTACGTTGTCTTCCTTCCCCATCATCAAATGCCCTATGGTCTCCTCCTTCGTCCTCCTCAGCATGTACTTACTCAGAACACTGACAAGATGTTGTTTCCTCTTCTCTGCAATGTGGACAAATCTCTCCGGAGCCGTTGCTCTCTGCCCTTGCTTTAGAGGTTCATCATAGTACTCTCGGAAATGCTCACGAGTTCCCAGAGATCCCGGCGCTACCCACTCAAAGAGGTTGAAGAGCTCGGTGATCTTGTTCTGCATCACTGTCCCCGTTAAACCGAGTCTTTTCTTGGTCTTGATCTTAAGACAAGCCTCGTAGAGTTTAGACTTTTCGTTCTTTAAACGGTGCGCCTCATCAGCGATCACTATCTCCCAGTTAATCTCTGACAAAACAGGGCCTTGGATTCTAAATGTGTCGAAGCTGGTTACCAGTACCTCGACGCCACGGGCGTTGAGTTTCTCGAGAATGGTATCTCGGTTTGCTCCGTGGTAGACAGAGACCTTGAAGAAGCTGGCCCAGCGAGAAAACTCGCTCTCCCAGTTGTGGATGACCGAAGATGGGCAGATGATTAGTACAGGACCCTTTTGAGAGTCTGAAACAGACGTATCAGTACCAGCAGCGTCACTGTCTTTTCCATAAACTCCAGCAAGAAATGCAATTGTCTGAATAGTCTTTCCCAGTCCCCTGTGCCACAGCTATAGTTTTAAACTACACAAGAAGACTGCAACCAGGGCCATTTACACAGCGACACACAAAAATTCATCCTTTTTCCACTGAATCTATCAGTATCATGGTTTTAAACTACACAAGAAGATTCACAAGAAGACGAAAACAAGACCCATTTACAATGGTGACACACAAAAATTTATCCTTTTCCACTGAATCTATTAGTATAATGGTTTTAAACTACACAAGAACATTCTCAAGAACACTAAAACAAGACCCATTTACAATGGTGGCAAGCAAAAATTCATCCTTTTCCACTGAATTTATCAGTATAATGGTTTTAAACTACACAAGAAGATTCTCAAGAAGACTAAAACAAGACCCATTGTAAATGGTGACACACAAAAAATCATCTTTATCCACTGATTCTATCAGTATAATGTAAATAAAGTTGTAGCATTTTTCAAAACACAGCAAAGAAGAACTCACATGTCATCGCCAAGAATGCCACCATGGTTGTTTCTATAGAGATTAAACAGAAACTTAACTCCCTCTCGTTGATGTTCAAGCAATCTACAGTTGATAGAAGCTGGTACCTAAACCACATCACAACAAAAACAACACATtcttaaaattcaaaatcaaaataacttCGAGATGGGCCATTAAGACGTGAGCAAAGGTTAAGACTTTCGATAGAAACTAACCTGTATGATCGGGATTTCT is part of the Brassica rapa cultivar Chiifu-401-42 chromosome A09, CAAS_Brap_v3.01, whole genome shotgun sequence genome and harbors:
- the LOC103843687 gene encoding switch 2, with the protein product MSSLLHTFKQTLKPCSTFPSSSSSSSQTSSTQELEPTRKPPKSSLSQQLLRLDDSYFLPSKHESRISNTQVEDSNLLPEETHKRSIKFDEEDDEISIEFGRPGLNRVEFDYSGPYEPLVLSSIGEIPIIQVPASINCRLLEHQREGVKFLFNLYRNNHGGILGDDMGLGKTIQTIAFLAGVYGKDSDAAGTDTSVSDSQKGPVLIICPSSVIHNWESEFSRWASFFKVSVYHGANRDTILEKLNARGVEVLVTSFDTFRIQGPVLSEINWEIVIADEAHRLKNEKSKLYEACLKIKTKKRLGLTGTVMQNKITELFNLFEWVAPGSLGTREHFREYYDEPLKQGQRATAPERFVHIAEKRKQHLVSVLSKYMLRRTKEETIGHLMMGKEDNVVFCQMSELQKRVYQRMLQLPEIQCLVNKDKPCACGSPLKQSECCRRIVPDGPIWSYIHRDSPDGCDSCPFCLVLPCLVKLQQVSNHLELVKPNARDEPEKQKKDADFVSAVFGSDIDLAGGVAASESFMDLSDVKHCGKMRALEKLMASWISKGDKILLFSYSVRMLDILEKFLIRKGYSFARLDGSTPTNLRQSLVDDFNASPSKQVFLISTRAGGLGLNLVSANRVVIFDPNWNPSHDLQAQDRSFRYGQKRHVVVFRLLAAGSLEELVYTRQVYKQQLSNIAVAGKMETRYFEGVQDCKEFQGELFGISNLFRDLSDKLFTSEIVELRKDSKKGVSDDEEEILCSSKQETQEPMLGDLGIVYAHRNEDIINGGRTATSTSSQRFNGEGDSNENLECADHKKKKKRKGGSEEEEGMSFSKRERKREKYKMLAEFKGMEIMEFSRWVLSASPFVREKLLQEFSDRVKYQTS